A genomic region of uncultured Roseibium sp. contains the following coding sequences:
- the plsY gene encoding glycerol-3-phosphate 1-O-acyltransferase PlsY, whose protein sequence is MPDPISWEFAWPYYLAALAFGYLLGSIPFGLVFTRMAGLGDIRDIGSGNIGTTNVLRTGRKSLAAATLLGDGLKGTVAVLIVNAIYGQDMALVAGLGAFLGHLFPVWLKFKGGKGVATYIGILLGLYWPAALIFIGIWIGMAVLFRYSSLSALTASLATPVLLYLVLNRFQLAEMTLFMTVLLWIKHHENIGRLLRGEESRIGSKSKSAPTVEADTDSGGI, encoded by the coding sequence GTGCCAGATCCGATCAGCTGGGAATTCGCCTGGCCCTACTATCTTGCTGCACTTGCGTTCGGCTACCTGCTGGGTTCGATCCCGTTCGGTCTCGTGTTCACGCGGATGGCCGGCCTCGGAGATATCCGAGACATCGGTTCAGGAAACATCGGCACGACGAATGTTCTGCGCACCGGCAGAAAGTCGCTTGCCGCAGCAACGTTGCTCGGTGACGGCCTGAAGGGAACCGTCGCGGTTCTGATCGTCAACGCGATCTACGGTCAGGACATGGCTCTGGTTGCCGGTCTCGGTGCCTTTCTCGGTCACCTGTTTCCGGTCTGGCTCAAGTTCAAGGGTGGCAAGGGTGTCGCGACATATATCGGCATCCTGCTCGGCCTCTACTGGCCGGCCGCGCTGATCTTCATCGGCATCTGGATCGGCATGGCGGTCCTGTTCCGCTACTCTTCCCTGTCGGCGCTGACGGCGAGCCTGGCAACGCCGGTTCTGCTCTATCTCGTCCTGAACCGTTTTCAACTTGCTGAAATGACACTCTTCATGACCGTGCTTCTGTGGATCAAGCATCACGAGAATATCGGCAGGCTCTTGCGCGGTGAAGAGAGCCGGATCGGGTCAAAATCGAAGTCCGCGCCAACCGTCGAAGCAGACACAGACAGCGGAGGGATATGA
- a CDS encoding DUF3108 domain-containing protein: protein MRTVFLTLFAIAFAGTPAHSADLYMKYKLFAVGLPIGSGVLSVDFGDSAYSIKADGGTAAFGKLVSDGKGSVNVRGNITGGTLRPDSFALNVKSDDENGTISMQMREGTVKKVAVNPPQDRMNQRIKVTSDHLRNVLDPLTAAVFPAPKGLTAESCNRTLELFDGKERYNVHLSYKSKRKAKTPDGRFKGDVLVCRARYEPISGHRPKRKTIQELANNKSMEIWLAPVGDKPYLVPLRASIRAPFGSLVVQAEKYKLKG from the coding sequence ATGCGCACGGTTTTCCTGACGCTCTTCGCAATTGCCTTTGCCGGTACCCCGGCTCATTCGGCTGACCTCTACATGAAATACAAGCTGTTCGCCGTCGGACTTCCGATCGGTTCCGGTGTTCTGTCCGTCGACTTCGGCGACAGCGCATACTCGATAAAGGCCGATGGCGGTACCGCGGCCTTCGGCAAGCTTGTGTCGGATGGAAAAGGGTCCGTGAACGTTCGCGGCAACATCACCGGCGGCACGCTCCGGCCAGACAGCTTCGCCCTGAACGTCAAAAGCGACGATGAAAACGGAACGATCTCGATGCAAATGCGCGAGGGAACCGTCAAGAAGGTCGCGGTGAACCCGCCACAGGACCGGATGAACCAGAGGATCAAGGTCACGTCCGATCATCTGAGGAACGTGCTGGACCCGCTGACCGCAGCCGTTTTTCCCGCGCCAAAGGGCCTTACCGCCGAAAGCTGCAACCGGACCCTGGAACTCTTCGACGGCAAGGAGCGCTACAACGTCCATCTGAGCTACAAGTCGAAGCGGAAGGCCAAAACACCGGATGGCCGTTTCAAGGGCGATGTTCTCGTGTGCCGTGCCCGGTATGAACCGATTTCCGGTCACCGTCCGAAGCGCAAGACGATCCAGGAACTTGCCAACAACAAGTCGATGGAAATCTGGCTGGCACCCGTTGGCGACAAACCCTATCTGGTTCCGCTCAGGGCGAGCATAAGGGCACCTTTCGGATCGCTTGTCGTCCAGGCAGAGAAATACAAGCTGAAGGGGTGA
- a CDS encoding dihydroorotase, which translates to MALDTPRPLVLSNARVIDPARELDAPGSIIIADGTILAAGPEAANQGAPYGAEIVDCKGAIACPGLVDMCVSVGEPGAEHRETLASASQAAAAGGVTTICTMPDTDPVIDDPALVDFILRRARDTAIVNVHPLAALTKGLNGTEMAEIGLLKEAGAVAFTNGHKSVENAQVMRRMMTYARDFDALVIHHTEDPDLAGGVMNTGLNASWKGLSGVPREAEIIMLERDLRLVGMSKGKYHANLISTSDSADVIRVGKKRGLDITAGISINHLTHNENDIGAYRTFFKMSPPLRDEDDREAMIAAVADGTIDIICSNHDPQDVETKRHPWAEAEDGAIGLETMLAAALRLFHSGQVDLITLLGAMTNKPADRLGLETGRLTKGSPADIAVFDPDRPWVLEKSAIRSHSKNSPFEDARFSGRVLRTVVAGKMVFSHS; encoded by the coding sequence GTGGCACTCGATACACCAAGACCGCTGGTACTTTCCAACGCCAGGGTGATTGATCCGGCGCGTGAGCTGGATGCACCAGGTTCCATCATCATTGCGGACGGCACCATTCTGGCGGCAGGTCCCGAAGCGGCCAACCAGGGTGCGCCCTACGGCGCGGAGATTGTCGATTGCAAGGGTGCCATCGCCTGTCCCGGTCTCGTCGACATGTGCGTTTCTGTCGGAGAACCGGGCGCGGAGCACCGCGAAACGCTTGCGAGCGCCTCCCAGGCTGCCGCTGCTGGCGGTGTCACGACCATCTGCACGATGCCGGATACGGATCCGGTCATAGACGATCCGGCGCTGGTCGATTTCATTCTCCGGCGGGCACGGGACACAGCCATCGTCAACGTGCATCCGCTCGCGGCCCTGACAAAGGGACTGAACGGCACCGAGATGGCGGAAATCGGTCTGCTCAAGGAAGCCGGCGCCGTCGCTTTTACAAACGGACACAAGTCGGTCGAGAATGCGCAGGTCATGCGCCGCATGATGACCTATGCGCGGGACTTCGATGCCCTCGTCATCCACCATACCGAAGACCCGGATCTGGCCGGCGGCGTGATGAACACAGGCCTGAACGCGAGCTGGAAAGGCCTTTCCGGTGTGCCGCGTGAAGCCGAGATCATCATGCTGGAACGGGACCTGCGTCTCGTGGGCATGTCAAAGGGCAAGTACCACGCAAACCTGATCTCGACGTCGGACAGCGCGGACGTGATACGCGTGGGCAAGAAGCGCGGGCTGGATATCACTGCGGGGATCTCGATCAATCATCTGACGCACAACGAAAACGACATCGGCGCCTACCGGACGTTCTTCAAGATGTCCCCGCCCCTGCGCGACGAGGATGACCGTGAAGCGATGATCGCCGCGGTCGCCGACGGCACCATCGACATCATCTGCTCCAATCACGATCCGCAGGACGTTGAAACAAAACGGCATCCCTGGGCGGAAGCGGAAGATGGCGCTATCGGGCTCGAGACCATGCTGGCGGCGGCCCTGCGGCTGTTTCATTCCGGGCAGGTCGACCTCATTACCCTGCTCGGGGCCATGACGAACAAGCCGGCCGACAGGCTGGGACTGGAGACCGGCCGCCTGACCAAGGGATCTCCCGCCGACATCGCCGTGTTCGACCCGGACCGGCCCTGGGTGCTTGAAAAAAGCGCCATCCGGTCGCATTCGAAGAACTCTCCCTTCGAGGATGCGCGCTTCTCCGGGCGGGTCCTGCGCACCGTCGTCGCCGGCAAGATGGTCTTCTCACACTCCTGA